A genome region from Urocitellus parryii isolate mUroPar1 chromosome X, mUroPar1.hap1, whole genome shotgun sequence includes the following:
- the Cldn2 gene encoding claudin-2: MPSLSVQLVGYVLGLLGLLGTLIAMLLPSWRTSSYVGASIVTAVGFSKGLWMECATHSTGITQCDIYSTLLGLPADIQAAQAMMVTSSAISSLACIISVVGMRCTVFCQESRAKDRVAVVGGVFFILGGLLGFIPVAWNLHGILRDFYSPLVPDSMKFEIGEALYLGIISSLFSLIAGIILCFSCSSQGNHANYYDGYQAQPLATRSSPRPNQPPKAKSEFNSYSLTGYV; this comes from the coding sequence ATGCCCTCTCTTAGCGTCCAACTTGTGGGCTACGTCCTAGGCCTTCTGGGGCTGCTGGGCACATTGATTGCCATGCTGCTTCCTAGCTGGCGAACAAGTTCTTATGTTGGTGCCAGCATTGTGACAGCAGTCGGCTTCTCCAAGGGTCTCTGGATGGAGTGTGCCACACACAGCACAGGCATTACCCAGTGTGACATCTACAGCACTCTTCTAGGCCTGCCCGCTGACATCCAGGCTGCCCAGGCCATGATGGTGACATCTAGTGCAATCTCTTCACTGGCCTGCATTATCTCTGTGGTGGGCATGAGATGCACAGTCTTCTGCCAGGAATCCCGAGCTAAAGACAGAGTGGCAGTAGTGGGTGGAGTCTTCTTCATTCTTGGAGGCCTCCTGGGCTTCATCCCTGTTGCCTGGAATCTTCATGGGATCCTGCGGGACTTCTACTCACCACTGGTGCCTGACAGCATGAAATTTGAGATTGGAGAGGCTCTTTACTTGGGCATTATTTCCTCCCTGTTCTCCCTGATAGCTGGAATCATCCTCTGCTTTTCCTGCTCATCCCAGGGAAATCATGCCAACTACTATGATGGCTACCAGGCCCAGCCTCTTGCCACAAGGAGCTCTCCAAGGCCTAATCAACCGCCCAAAGCCAAGAGTGAGTTCAACTCCTACAGCCTGACAGGGTATGTCTGA